One genomic window of Arthrobacter sp. KBS0703 includes the following:
- the thiC gene encoding phosphomethylpyrimidine synthase ThiC, with protein MNTQKTQLIPAQNEAAEAETGQATTQSLKSHSLAYLEGDGLRVPVTEIALEPSPNGEQNEPLRVYRTAGPGSDPVVGLAPFRAEWIEARGDTEPYGGRERNLLDDGRSAVRRGAASAEWKGAQPVPRRAVGGKTVTQMHYARQGVVTPEMRFVALRENCDVELVRSEVAAGRAIIPNNINHPESEPMIIGKAFLVKINANIGNSAVTSSIAEEVDKLQWATQWGADTVMDLSTGDDIHTTREWLIRNSPVPIGTVPIYQALEKVNGEANALTWEIFRDTVIEQCEQGVDYMTIHAGVLLRYVPLTVKRVTGIVSRGGAIMAGWCLAHHQENFLYTHFDELCEIFAKYDVAFSLGDGLRPGATADANDAAQFAELDTLAELTQRAWEFDVQVMVEGPGHVPFHLVRENVERQQELCKGAPFYTLGPLVTDIAPGYDHITSAIGATEIARYGTAMLCYVTPKEHLGLPNKDDVKTGVITYKIAAHAADLAKGHPGAHERDDALSKARFEFRWRDQFALSLDPVTAEAFHDETLPAEPAKTAHFCSMCGPKFCSMRISQDIRDEYGSAESQAALVEMAEGMREKSQEFLAAGGKVYLPELRVPETADQ; from the coding sequence ATGAACACCCAGAAAACACAGCTGATCCCTGCCCAAAATGAGGCAGCCGAAGCTGAAACCGGCCAGGCGACCACCCAGTCGCTGAAGTCCCATTCCCTGGCCTACCTGGAGGGGGACGGCCTGCGGGTTCCGGTAACGGAGATCGCCCTGGAGCCCTCACCCAACGGGGAACAGAACGAGCCGCTGCGCGTCTACCGGACGGCCGGACCCGGCAGCGACCCGGTGGTGGGCCTGGCGCCGTTCCGCGCGGAGTGGATTGAGGCCCGCGGGGATACGGAGCCGTACGGCGGCCGGGAGCGGAACCTGCTCGACGACGGCCGGTCAGCCGTGCGCCGCGGCGCAGCTTCCGCGGAGTGGAAGGGAGCGCAGCCGGTGCCCCGCCGCGCCGTCGGCGGTAAGACGGTGACGCAGATGCACTACGCCCGGCAGGGCGTGGTGACTCCGGAGATGCGCTTCGTCGCCCTGCGGGAGAACTGCGATGTTGAACTGGTGCGCAGCGAAGTGGCGGCCGGGCGCGCCATCATCCCGAACAACATCAACCACCCGGAATCGGAGCCGATGATCATCGGCAAGGCCTTCCTGGTGAAGATCAACGCCAACATCGGCAACTCGGCCGTGACCAGCTCCATTGCCGAAGAGGTGGACAAGCTCCAGTGGGCCACCCAGTGGGGCGCCGACACCGTCATGGACCTCTCCACCGGGGATGACATCCACACCACGCGGGAATGGCTGATCCGCAACTCCCCCGTGCCGATCGGCACCGTGCCCATCTACCAGGCACTGGAAAAGGTCAACGGCGAAGCCAACGCACTGACGTGGGAGATCTTCCGGGACACCGTCATCGAGCAGTGCGAGCAGGGTGTGGACTACATGACCATCCACGCCGGCGTGCTGCTGCGCTACGTTCCCCTCACAGTCAAGCGGGTCACCGGAATCGTGTCCCGCGGCGGCGCCATCATGGCCGGCTGGTGCCTCGCCCACCACCAGGAAAACTTCCTCTACACGCACTTCGACGAACTGTGCGAGATCTTCGCAAAGTACGACGTCGCCTTCTCGCTGGGAGACGGCCTGCGGCCCGGCGCGACGGCGGACGCCAACGACGCCGCCCAGTTCGCCGAACTCGACACCCTGGCCGAGCTGACCCAGCGCGCCTGGGAATTCGACGTCCAGGTCATGGTGGAAGGGCCGGGCCACGTCCCGTTCCACCTGGTCCGGGAAAACGTGGAACGCCAGCAGGAGCTGTGCAAGGGAGCCCCGTTCTACACCCTCGGGCCCCTGGTCACCGACATAGCCCCGGGCTACGACCACATCACGTCCGCCATCGGCGCCACCGAGATCGCCCGCTACGGCACGGCCATGCTCTGCTACGTGACGCCGAAGGAGCACCTGGGGCTGCCGAACAAGGACGACGTGAAGACGGGCGTGATCACCTACAAGATCGCGGCCCACGCGGCGGACCTCGCCAAGGGACACCCGGGCGCCCACGAGCGGGATGACGCCCTGTCCAAGGCGCGCTTCGAGTTCCGCTGGCGGGATCAGTTTGCGCTGTCCCTTGATCCCGTCACGGCCGAGGCGTTCCACGACGAGACGCTGCCTGCGGAGCCGGCCAAGACCGCGCACTTCTGCTCCATGTGCGGTCCGAAGTTCTGCTCCATGCGCATCAGCCAGGACATCCGGGACGAATACGGCTCGGCAGAGTCGCAGGCGGCCCTGGTCGAGATGGCCGAAGGAATGCGCGAGAAGAGCCAGGAGTTCCTGGCCGCCGGCGGCAAGGTCTACCTGCCGGAGCTGCGGGTTCCCGAAACGGCCGACCAGTAG
- a CDS encoding amidohydrolase family protein, with the protein MARIIEFSGTVLTGPDRERHGLWAVDGWLTFQRPTESPDVVLDGWVLPGFVDAHCHIGLGPGGAVDDDVAHGQAMTDRNAGTLLVRDAGAASDTRWLQQSPDAPRIIRAGRHIARTRRYLRNFAVEVEPEDLVEAVRKQARAGDGWVKLVGDWIDRDAGDLAPSFPAAAVRDAVSAAHDEGARVTAHCFGEDTLDDMLDAGIDCVEHATGLLPRHIPRFVEQQVPIVPTLINIATFPDIADQAEAKFPRYAAHMRGLWERRNERVLEAYEATVRVFAGTDAGSVIRHGRIADEILALHAAGLPAAAALDAACWGARRWLGADGLAEGASADVVLCSEDPRADPETIRDLKGVVLRGKIVR; encoded by the coding sequence ATGGCGCGCATCATTGAATTCAGCGGAACCGTGCTTACCGGCCCGGACCGGGAGCGGCACGGACTCTGGGCCGTGGACGGCTGGCTGACCTTCCAGCGGCCGACTGAAAGTCCGGACGTTGTGCTGGACGGCTGGGTACTGCCGGGTTTCGTGGACGCGCACTGCCACATCGGGCTGGGCCCCGGCGGCGCCGTGGACGACGACGTGGCGCACGGCCAGGCGATGACGGACCGGAATGCCGGGACGCTGCTGGTCCGGGACGCGGGCGCAGCCAGCGACACCCGGTGGCTGCAGCAATCGCCGGATGCGCCGAGGATCATCAGGGCCGGGCGGCACATCGCCAGGACACGGCGCTACCTGCGGAACTTCGCCGTCGAGGTCGAACCGGAGGATCTGGTGGAGGCGGTCCGGAAGCAGGCGCGTGCCGGGGACGGCTGGGTCAAGCTGGTGGGGGACTGGATCGACCGCGACGCCGGCGACCTCGCGCCGTCGTTTCCGGCCGCGGCGGTACGGGACGCCGTCAGCGCCGCCCACGATGAAGGCGCCAGGGTCACTGCGCACTGCTTCGGAGAAGACACCCTGGATGACATGCTCGACGCCGGAATCGACTGCGTCGAACACGCCACAGGGCTATTGCCGCGGCACATTCCCCGCTTCGTGGAACAGCAGGTGCCGATCGTTCCGACGCTCATCAACATCGCCACGTTTCCGGACATCGCCGACCAAGCCGAAGCCAAGTTCCCGCGCTATGCGGCCCACATGCGCGGGCTGTGGGAGCGCCGGAATGAGCGCGTCCTGGAAGCCTACGAGGCCACGGTGCGGGTTTTCGCCGGAACGGACGCGGGCAGTGTGATCCGGCACGGCCGGATCGCCGACGAGATTCTGGCACTCCACGCAGCCGGCCTTCCGGCGGCTGCAGCCCTGGACGCCGCCTGCTGGGGCGCCCGCCGGTGGCTGGGGGCCGACGGCCTGGCCGAGGGGGCCAGCGCCGACGTGGTCCTGTGCTCGGAGGATCCCCGCGCGGATCCGGAAACGATCCGCGATCTGAAAGGCGTGGTTCTGCGGGGGAAGATCGTCCGTTAG
- a CDS encoding VOC family protein: MTTASSNQDLLPADLTMGTVMLKVGDMSLMTDYYQRALGLDVVAEQDGGLYLGRLQTPLVHLAPAPGLNVPGRGEAGLFHTALLFDSQAALAATVASAAQYEPQSFTGSADHLVSEAFYFSDPEGNGIELYWDRPRDAWAWDGTNVVMDSLALPPQRYLQEHLTQESVDGQRGTEAGVGHVHLQVGDVQSAHDFYVGTLGFEKTAGWHGQALFVSAGGYHHHMAMNVWNSRGAGPRRDTLGLGEVLIEVPSGDDVGALADRLKVAGVASHHTGAELRFEDPWRNQIRVAVR, translated from the coding sequence ATGACAACAGCATCCAGCAACCAGGATCTTCTTCCTGCCGATCTCACCATGGGCACCGTCATGCTCAAGGTGGGGGACATGAGCCTCATGACCGACTACTACCAGCGGGCCCTCGGCCTCGACGTCGTGGCAGAGCAGGACGGCGGCCTCTACCTCGGGCGGCTGCAGACGCCGCTGGTCCACCTGGCCCCCGCGCCCGGACTGAACGTCCCCGGCCGGGGTGAAGCGGGCCTCTTCCACACCGCCCTCCTCTTCGACAGCCAGGCGGCACTGGCGGCCACGGTGGCCAGCGCAGCCCAGTATGAGCCGCAGTCCTTCACGGGCAGCGCCGACCACCTCGTGAGCGAGGCGTTCTACTTCAGCGACCCCGAGGGTAACGGCATTGAGCTCTACTGGGACCGCCCCCGCGACGCCTGGGCCTGGGACGGCACAAACGTCGTCATGGACAGTCTGGCGCTGCCGCCGCAGCGGTACCTGCAGGAGCACCTGACCCAGGAGTCCGTGGATGGCCAGCGCGGCACGGAGGCCGGAGTCGGACACGTGCACCTCCAGGTCGGCGACGTCCAGTCGGCCCACGACTTCTACGTCGGGACGCTCGGGTTCGAAAAGACGGCCGGCTGGCACGGCCAGGCGCTCTTCGTTTCGGCCGGCGGCTACCACCACCACATGGCCATGAATGTCTGGAACAGCCGGGGCGCCGGCCCGCGCCGCGACACCCTGGGCCTGGGTGAGGTCCTGATTGAAGTCCCGTCCGGTGACGACGTCGGAGCCCTCGCGGATCGGCTCAAGGTTGCCGGCGTCGCTTCGCACCACACGGGCGCCGAGCTTCGCTTCGAAGACCCTTGGCGCAACCAGATCCGCGTAGCCGTCCGCTAG
- the rpsP gene encoding 30S ribosomal protein S16 — protein MAVKIRLKRFGKMRAPYYRIVVMDARSKRDGRAIEEIGKYHPTEEPSYIEVDTDRAQYWLSVGAQPSEQVAAILKVTGDWQKFKGLPGQEGTLKTKVAKEAFVAPEKGSVIIPEAITKKAKAEAPAEAEAETTEAE, from the coding sequence GTGGCCGTAAAGATTCGCCTTAAGCGCTTCGGTAAGATGCGCGCACCGTACTACCGCATCGTCGTCATGGACGCACGCTCCAAGCGTGATGGCCGTGCCATCGAAGAGATCGGCAAGTACCACCCCACCGAAGAGCCCTCATACATCGAGGTCGACACGGACCGTGCCCAGTACTGGCTCAGCGTCGGCGCACAGCCGTCCGAGCAGGTTGCCGCGATCCTCAAGGTCACCGGCGACTGGCAGAAGTTCAAGGGTCTCCCGGGCCAGGAAGGCACCTTGAAGACCAAGGTTGCCAAGGAAGCCTTCGTTGCCCCGGAAAAGGGTTCCGTGATCATCCCGGAAGCCATCACGAAGAAGGCCAAGGCAGAAGCTCCCGCCGAGGCTGAAGCAGAGACCACCGAGGCTGAGTAA
- a CDS encoding RNA-binding protein, translated as MLAEALEHLVRGIVDSPEDVKVSAKNNRRGDTLEVRVHQDDLGRVIGRQGRTARALRTVVAALADGEQVRVDVVDTDRRR; from the coding sequence TTGCTGGCAGAAGCGCTCGAACACCTTGTCCGCGGAATCGTTGACTCCCCTGAGGATGTCAAGGTCAGCGCCAAGAACAACCGCCGCGGGGATACCCTCGAGGTGCGCGTTCACCAGGATGACCTTGGACGGGTAATCGGACGCCAGGGCCGCACCGCCCGCGCGCTGCGCACGGTAGTGGCGGCACTGGCAGATGGCGAGCAGGTCAGGGTCGACGTCGTCGACACCGACCGCCGCCGGTAA
- the rimM gene encoding ribosome maturation factor RimM (Essential for efficient processing of 16S rRNA), translating to MQLQVARIGKPHGIRGEVTVQVLTDAPGDRFVPGTEFVVEPASAGPLTVLSARWNKDILLLAFEEIETRNEAETLRGAKLFIETEELEDNDDEGWYEHELVGLEAKVGSQVVGKVSGLHTMPVQDLLVVTTPDGKEILIPFVEQIVPEVNVAEGYVLVTPPAGLFEINAEDAGAGEAGDSDAGAAEPGAKA from the coding sequence ATGCAGCTTCAGGTGGCACGAATCGGCAAGCCCCATGGAATCCGCGGTGAGGTGACCGTCCAGGTACTTACCGACGCGCCCGGCGACCGGTTCGTCCCCGGCACCGAGTTTGTGGTCGAGCCCGCCTCGGCCGGGCCGCTCACTGTTCTCAGTGCCCGCTGGAACAAGGACATCCTCCTGCTGGCGTTCGAGGAAATCGAAACCCGGAACGAGGCTGAAACCCTCCGCGGCGCCAAGCTGTTCATCGAGACCGAGGAGCTTGAGGACAACGACGACGAAGGCTGGTACGAGCACGAACTCGTGGGCCTCGAAGCGAAGGTCGGCTCGCAGGTGGTGGGCAAGGTCTCGGGCCTGCACACCATGCCGGTGCAGGACCTGCTCGTGGTCACGACACCTGACGGCAAGGAGATCCTGATTCCCTTCGTCGAGCAGATCGTCCCCGAGGTGAACGTCGCGGAAGGCTATGTCCTGGTGACGCCGCCCGCCGGCCTTTTCGAGATCAACGCCGAGGACGCCGGAGCCGGCGAGGCAGGGGACTCCGACGCCGGAGCTGCCGAGCCGGGGGCCAAAGCCTAG
- the trmD gene encoding tRNA (guanosine(37)-N1)-methyltransferase TrmD yields MRIDVVSIFPEYLAPLELSLIGKARQDGLLDLNVHDLRSFTTDRHRTVDDTPYGGGAGMVMKAEPWAQALASVAAAQPADAGGKPVLIVPSPAGERFNQALAYELAEEDQLVFACGRYEGIDERVIEWAEEHFTVRPVSLGDYVLNGGEVAVLAMVEAIGRLLPGVVGNPESLVEESHSDGLLEYPVYTKPSLWRDREVPAVLLSGNHGKIAQWRRHEQYRRTAERRPDLLETFDAGSLPRADRTALADLGYDVVDGRLKRRPDSGSAASA; encoded by the coding sequence ATGAGAATCGACGTCGTCAGTATCTTTCCCGAGTACCTGGCACCGCTGGAACTCTCGCTGATCGGCAAGGCCAGGCAGGACGGCCTGCTGGACCTCAACGTCCACGATCTCCGCTCCTTCACGACCGACCGCCACCGCACCGTGGACGACACCCCCTATGGCGGCGGCGCCGGTATGGTCATGAAGGCCGAGCCGTGGGCCCAGGCCCTGGCTTCGGTGGCCGCGGCGCAGCCGGCCGACGCCGGCGGCAAGCCGGTGCTCATCGTGCCGTCCCCGGCAGGGGAGCGCTTCAACCAGGCGCTGGCCTACGAGCTCGCGGAAGAGGATCAGCTGGTTTTCGCCTGCGGCCGGTATGAAGGCATCGACGAACGCGTCATCGAATGGGCGGAGGAGCACTTCACCGTGCGCCCGGTCAGCCTCGGTGATTACGTCCTCAACGGCGGCGAGGTCGCCGTCCTGGCCATGGTGGAGGCCATCGGCAGGCTGTTGCCCGGTGTGGTGGGCAACCCGGAGTCCCTCGTGGAGGAATCGCACTCGGACGGCCTGCTCGAGTACCCCGTCTACACCAAGCCATCGCTCTGGCGTGACCGGGAGGTGCCGGCGGTCCTGCTCAGCGGAAACCACGGCAAGATTGCCCAGTGGCGCCGGCACGAGCAGTACCGCCGGACGGCGGAACGCCGGCCTGACCTGCTGGAGACTTTCGACGCCGGAAGTCTTCCCCGCGCGGACCGGACGGCCCTCGCGGACCTGGGGTACGACGTCGTCGACGGCCGCCTCAAGCGCCGGCCGGACTCCGGAAGCGCCGCGTCCGCCTGA
- the rplS gene encoding 50S ribosomal protein L19, with protein MHILDSVDAASLRTDVPEFRAGDTLKVHVNIIEGKNSRVQVFQGFVLGRQGDGIRETFTVRKVSFGVGVERTFPVHSPIIDKIELVTKGDVRRAKLYYMRALRGKAAKIKEKRDFSTAK; from the coding sequence ATGCATATCCTCGATTCCGTAGATGCAGCCTCGCTGCGCACCGATGTTCCCGAGTTCCGCGCGGGTGACACCCTCAAGGTTCACGTGAACATCATCGAAGGCAAGAACTCCCGTGTCCAGGTATTCCAGGGCTTCGTCCTGGGCCGCCAGGGTGACGGCATCCGCGAAACCTTCACCGTCCGCAAGGTTTCCTTCGGCGTCGGCGTTGAGCGTACCTTCCCGGTGCACTCCCCGATCATCGACAAGATCGAGCTCGTCACCAAGGGTGACGTGCGCCGCGCCAAGCTTTACTACATGCGTGCACTGCGCGGTAAGGCTGCGAAGATCAAGGAAAAGCGCGACTTCAGCACCGCCAAGTAA
- the lepB gene encoding signal peptidase I, whose amino-acid sequence MDHTKRQPGKPGWRFALVALALAVIVSGLVRSLWLDVYYIPSASMEPLFDTGDRILVSRTDLQSEPIRRGDVVVFDGRGSFAPLSSGSGPLQDALDTAGHWLGVTGSDTTYVKRVIGLSGDHVVCCDAGQRLTVNGQPLVEPYLYAGDSPSSQKFNVIVPAGRLWLLGDHRSVSADSRSLLGAPGGGMVREDKVIGRPVQIIWPLDRFASVTRPPLAATTTTKDGQ is encoded by the coding sequence ATGGACCACACGAAACGCCAGCCAGGGAAACCGGGCTGGCGTTTCGCGTTGGTGGCCCTTGCGCTGGCCGTGATCGTCAGCGGGCTGGTCCGCTCGCTGTGGCTGGACGTGTACTACATACCGTCGGCCTCCATGGAACCGCTGTTCGACACCGGCGACCGGATCCTGGTGTCCCGCACCGACTTACAGTCGGAGCCCATCCGGCGCGGCGACGTCGTCGTGTTCGATGGCAGGGGCTCGTTTGCTCCGCTCAGCAGCGGTTCCGGCCCGCTGCAGGATGCGCTGGACACAGCAGGACACTGGCTGGGGGTCACCGGCAGTGATACTACTTACGTAAAACGGGTTATCGGCCTTTCCGGCGACCATGTGGTCTGTTGCGACGCCGGACAGCGGCTCACAGTGAACGGCCAGCCGCTTGTGGAACCCTACCTTTATGCGGGGGACAGTCCGAGCAGCCAGAAGTTCAACGTGATTGTTCCGGCAGGCCGTCTCTGGCTGCTGGGTGACCACCGCTCCGTGTCAGCCGACTCGCGCAGCCTGCTGGGTGCGCCGGGCGGCGGGATGGTACGGGAGGACAAGGTGATCGGTAGGCCGGTACAGATCATCTGGCCGCTTGATAGATTTGCGTCAGTGACGCGGCCGCCGCTGGCGGCCACTACAACGACTAAGGACGGACAGTAG
- the lepB gene encoding signal peptidase I, producing the protein MPGSVSYTHLDVYKRHPGGAAPGRPAAGVSAAAESTAADAADAESTAARAGEGRKKPTPARNPFLLWLKEIATVVVIAVVLSFLIKTFLFRAFYIPSESMVSTLDINDRIFVNLLVPEPFALERGDVVVFKDTKGWLPPTPQKADGPFTFVEDGLTFVGLLPDNSEQHLVKRVIGLPGDHVICCDADGKLTVNGAPLDEKYVNPAEVPLVRNFDVVVPAGKVWVMGDNRNHSADSRAHTDSNGGFVDIADIEGKAAVIAWPLNRWAALDNYPDVFKNVPPAG; encoded by the coding sequence GTGCCTGGGTCTGTCTCTTATACACATCTAGATGTGTATAAGAGACACCCGGGCGGCGCCGCGCCGGGACGGCCCGCAGCCGGAGTGTCCGCAGCGGCTGAGTCCACAGCGGCGGACGCCGCGGACGCGGAGTCCACGGCCGCGCGTGCGGGCGAAGGACGGAAGAAGCCGACTCCGGCCCGCAACCCGTTCCTGCTGTGGCTGAAGGAGATCGCCACGGTGGTGGTGATCGCCGTCGTGCTGTCCTTCCTGATCAAGACATTCCTGTTCCGCGCCTTCTACATTCCGTCCGAGTCCATGGTGAGCACCCTGGACATCAACGACCGCATCTTCGTCAACCTGCTGGTGCCGGAGCCGTTCGCCCTGGAACGCGGGGACGTGGTGGTGTTCAAGGACACCAAGGGCTGGCTGCCGCCCACTCCGCAAAAAGCCGACGGGCCATTTACGTTCGTCGAGGACGGGCTGACCTTCGTGGGCCTGCTGCCGGACAACTCCGAACAGCACCTCGTCAAGCGCGTCATCGGGCTGCCCGGCGACCACGTCATCTGCTGCGACGCGGACGGCAAGCTCACAGTCAACGGGGCTCCGCTGGACGAGAAGTACGTCAACCCGGCCGAGGTGCCCCTGGTGCGCAACTTCGACGTCGTGGTCCCGGCCGGCAAGGTCTGGGTCATGGGGGACAACCGCAACCATTCCGCGGACTCCCGCGCCCACACCGACTCCAACGGGGGGTTCGTGGACATCGCCGACATCGAGGGAAAGGCCGCCGTCATCGCGTGGCCGCTGAACCGCTGGGCGGCCCTTGACAACTATCCGGACGTCTTCAAGAACGTCCCGCCGGCAGGCTAG
- a CDS encoding ribonuclease HII has product MSVAPTLDYEKRFLPRGARYLAGVDEVGRGALAGPVSVGIAVVDLRQMKLLADVRDSKLLKAADRERLDPLVRAWSVACAVGHASAREIDELGIMGALRTAGNRAWFEILGTGITPDVVLLDGSHNWLSPDVQPSLFDEVVADPGCDAPVHTLVKADMQCLSVAAASVLAKVERDRTMQELHLEYPVFGWDVNKGYGTAAHREAIRAAGPSPYHRISWNLLSE; this is encoded by the coding sequence ATGTCCGTTGCACCCACGCTTGACTACGAGAAGCGCTTCCTGCCGCGGGGAGCGCGGTACCTGGCGGGCGTCGATGAAGTAGGCCGCGGGGCTCTGGCCGGGCCCGTAAGCGTGGGAATCGCCGTCGTGGACCTGAGGCAGATGAAGCTGCTGGCGGACGTCCGCGACAGCAAGCTGCTGAAGGCAGCCGACCGTGAGCGGCTGGACCCGCTGGTCCGGGCCTGGAGCGTCGCCTGCGCCGTGGGGCACGCCAGCGCCCGTGAAATCGATGAACTGGGCATCATGGGCGCCCTCCGCACGGCCGGAAACCGGGCGTGGTTCGAGATCCTGGGGACGGGCATCACGCCCGATGTGGTCCTGCTGGACGGAAGCCACAACTGGCTGTCGCCGGACGTCCAGCCCTCGCTGTTTGACGAGGTGGTGGCGGATCCGGGCTGCGACGCGCCCGTGCACACCCTGGTCAAGGCCGACATGCAGTGCCTGAGCGTTGCCGCCGCCAGTGTCCTGGCCAAGGTGGAGCGGGACCGCACGATGCAGGAACTGCACCTCGAGTACCCGGTCTTCGGCTGGGACGTCAACAAGGGCTACGGGACGGCCGCGCACCGGGAAGCCATCCGGGCCGCCGGCCCCAGCCCGTACCACCGGATCAGCTGGAACCTGCTGTCGGAGTAG
- a CDS encoding DUF2469 domain-containing protein: MSAEDLENYETDMELQLYREYRDVVGLFSYVVETERRFYLANHVDLQARSADGEVYFDLTLQDAWVWDVYRSARFVKSVRVITFKDVNVEELPRSEELALPKDVDLGN, translated from the coding sequence ATGAGTGCCGAAGACCTTGAGAACTACGAAACCGACATGGAGCTCCAGCTCTACCGTGAATACCGCGACGTCGTCGGGCTGTTCAGCTACGTGGTCGAGACAGAGCGGCGCTTCTACCTTGCCAACCACGTGGACCTGCAGGCGCGCAGCGCCGACGGCGAGGTCTACTTCGACCTCACGCTTCAGGACGCCTGGGTCTGGGACGTCTACCGCTCCGCGCGGTTCGTGAAGAGCGTCCGGGTCATCACGTTCAAGGACGTGAACGTCGAGGAACTCCCGCGCAGCGAGGAGCTCGCACTGCCCAAGGACGTCGACCTCGGCAACTAG
- a CDS encoding YraN family protein produces the protein MKAKDLLGRRGEELAAGYLESLGMLIVERNWRCPDGEIDIVALDGDALVIAEVKTRRSLAYGHPFEAVGSDKLARLHRLGSAWCRDHELRMPLRRVDVIAVLDDGVCEPTFEHLKGVG, from the coding sequence ATGAAAGCCAAAGACCTGCTGGGCCGGCGCGGTGAAGAGCTCGCGGCCGGGTATCTGGAATCGCTGGGCATGCTGATCGTGGAGCGTAACTGGCGCTGTCCCGACGGCGAAATCGACATCGTTGCGCTGGACGGCGATGCGCTCGTCATTGCGGAAGTGAAAACTCGGCGGTCGCTCGCCTACGGCCACCCGTTCGAAGCCGTGGGCTCGGACAAGCTTGCCCGCCTGCATCGCCTAGGCTCAGCCTGGTGCCGCGATCATGAGCTCCGGATGCCGCTGCGGCGCGTTGACGTCATTGCCGTCCTGGACGACGGCGTGTGCGAGCCGACCTTTGAACACCTCAAGGGGGTGGGGTAA